A window of Caldicellulosiruptoraceae bacterium PP1 contains these coding sequences:
- the accD gene encoding acetyl-CoA carboxylase, carboxyltransferase subunit beta encodes MYNPFKKKEYITVPNIPKKQEKEEPNKPNIPNGLWIKCQKCQKIILKEELKNNLLICPYCNYYFRMDAFQRIELIIDKNTFIEYDKDLISVNPLDFPGYQEKINKLIDETGLKEAVVTGEGMINNFPCCIAIMDSRFLMGSMGSVVGEKLTRLFETATQKRLPVIIFTASGGARMQEGILSLMQMAKVSAAVYKHSEAGLLYISVLTDPTTGGVTASFAMLGDIILSEPKALIGFAGPRVIEQTIKQKLPEGFQTAEFLLEHGFIDAIVERKHLKETLAKILKIHSFRR; translated from the coding sequence ATGTATAACCCATTCAAAAAAAAGGAATATATTACTGTTCCTAATATTCCCAAAAAACAAGAAAAAGAGGAGCCAAATAAGCCAAATATTCCAAATGGTCTTTGGATAAAATGCCAAAAATGCCAAAAAATAATTCTTAAAGAAGAATTAAAAAATAACTTATTAATATGTCCATATTGTAATTATTATTTTAGAATGGATGCTTTTCAACGAATTGAGTTAATTATTGATAAGAATACATTTATAGAATATGATAAAGATTTGATTTCTGTAAATCCACTTGATTTTCCTGGTTATCAAGAGAAAATTAATAAATTAATTGATGAAACTGGGCTAAAAGAAGCAGTAGTTACAGGGGAAGGCATGATAAATAATTTCCCTTGTTGTATTGCTATTATGGATAGTAGATTTTTAATGGGTAGTATGGGCTCAGTTGTTGGAGAAAAACTAACAAGATTATTTGAAACAGCAACACAAAAAAGATTACCAGTGATTATATTTACAGCTTCAGGTGGTGCAAGGATGCAAGAAGGCATTCTTTCACTTATGCAAATGGCAAAAGTAAGTGCAGCAGTTTATAAACATTCTGAGGCTGGTCTTTTGTATATCTCTGTATTAACTGATCCCACTACTGGTGGTGTTACAGCAAGTTTTGCTATGCTTGGTGATATTATTTTATCAGAACCAAAAGCATTAATTGGTTTTGCTGGTCCAAGAGTTATTGAGCAAACAATTAAACAAAAGCTTCCAGAAGGATTTCAAACAGCAGAATTTTTATTAGAACATGGATTTATCGATGCAATTGTTGAAAGAAAGCACCTTAAAGAAACTCTTGCAAAAATATTAAAAATTCATTCTTTTAGGAGGTAA
- a CDS encoding acetyl-CoA carboxylase biotin carboxylase subunit, with protein sequence MFKKILIANRGEIAVRIIRACRELGIQTVAVYSEIDKEALHVHLADEAVCIGPAKSKDSYMNMENIISATVLKGAEAIHPGYGFLSENPTFAKLCEECNIKFIGPSYDAIDKMGNKTNARKIMKKAGVPVVPGSEDKVNDINEAIEISEEIGYPVMLKAAAGGGGRGIRVINNREELIKVFEMAKNEAQNAFKDGSMYIEKLIENAKHIEIQILADEFGNVLYLGERDCSVQRRNQKVIEEAPSPIMTPILRKEMGESAVLAAKAVNYKNAGTIEFLVDSTGKYYFIEMNTRVQVEHPITEMITGIDIVKEQIKIAAGQKLSIKQEDIKLNGHSIECRINAEDVDKDFRPSPGKIEFLYMPGGPGVRIDSAIYQGYSIPPTYDSMIGKLIVHANDRQEAIERMKRALYELVVEGVKTNIDLHFKILNSEEYLDGKYTTAFLSNFLKSQ encoded by the coding sequence ATGTTTAAAAAAATCTTAATTGCTAATAGAGGTGAAATTGCAGTAAGAATTATTCGGGCTTGCCGTGAGCTTGGAATACAAACAGTTGCTGTCTATTCAGAAATAGACAAAGAAGCATTACATGTTCATTTAGCAGATGAAGCAGTATGTATTGGACCAGCAAAATCAAAAGATAGCTATATGAACATGGAAAATATAATAAGTGCAACTGTTTTAAAGGGTGCTGAAGCTATTCACCCAGGTTATGGATTTTTATCAGAAAACCCTACTTTTGCTAAGCTTTGCGAAGAATGTAACATTAAATTTATTGGACCAAGTTATGATGCAATAGATAAAATGGGCAATAAAACAAATGCAAGAAAGATAATGAAAAAAGCAGGGGTACCAGTTGTACCTGGTTCTGAAGACAAAGTAAATGATATAAATGAAGCAATTGAAATATCTGAAGAAATTGGATATCCAGTTATGCTAAAAGCTGCTGCTGGTGGTGGTGGAAGAGGTATAAGAGTAATAAATAACAGAGAAGAATTAATTAAAGTATTTGAAATGGCAAAAAATGAAGCACAGAATGCATTTAAAGACGGAAGTATGTACATTGAAAAATTAATTGAAAATGCAAAACATATAGAGATTCAAATATTAGCTGATGAATTTGGCAATGTATTATATTTAGGTGAAAGAGATTGCTCAGTTCAAAGAAGAAACCAAAAAGTAATTGAGGAAGCCCCATCACCAATTATGACTCCCATTTTAAGGAAAGAAATGGGGGAAAGTGCAGTTTTAGCTGCAAAGGCTGTTAACTATAAAAATGCAGGAACTATTGAATTTTTAGTAGATAGTACTGGCAAATACTACTTTATTGAAATGAATACAAGAGTTCAGGTTGAACATCCAATTACAGAAATGATAACTGGCATTGATATTGTTAAAGAGCAAATTAAAATTGCTGCTGGACAAAAGCTAAGTATCAAACAAGAGGATATAAAACTTAATGGACATTCAATAGAATGTAGAATAAATGCCGAAGATGTTGATAAGGATTTTAGGCCATCACCAGGTAAAATTGAGTTTTTATATATGCCAGGTGGCCCTGGAGTTCGTATTGATAGTGCTATATATCAAGGGTATTCAATTCCACCCACTTATGATTCTATGATAGGAAAACTTATTGTACATGCAAATGATAGACAAGAAGCAATAGAAAGAATGAAAAGAGCATTATATGAATTAGTTGTTGAAGGTGTAAAAACAAATATTGATTTGCATTTTAAGATTTTAAATAGTGAGGAATATTTAGATGGTAAATATACCACTGCTTTTTTGTCTAATTTTTTAAAGAGCCAATAA
- the fabZ gene encoding 3-hydroxyacyl-ACP dehydratase FabZ encodes MIKVDEIMKIIPHRYPFLLVDKVEIINEGEKVVGYKNVTINEPFFQGHFPNQPIMPGVLIIEAMAQVGAVAILSIEENKGKIAYLTGIDKARFRKKVLPGDTLRFEVEIIRKKGPIGVAKAIAFVDKDKVCEAEISFVIGL; translated from the coding sequence ATGATCAAAGTGGATGAAATAATGAAAATTATACCACACAGATATCCTTTTTTACTTGTTGATAAGGTTGAGATAATTAATGAAGGTGAAAAGGTAGTAGGATACAAAAATGTTACAATAAATGAACCCTTTTTCCAAGGACATTTTCCAAATCAACCTATTATGCCCGGAGTTCTTATAATTGAAGCTATGGCTCAAGTTGGTGCAGTTGCAATATTATCAATTGAAGAGAATAAAGGTAAAATTGCATATCTTACAGGTATTGATAAAGCAAGATTTAGAAAAAAGGTTTTACCAGGGGACACTTTGAGATTTGAAGTTGAGATAATAAGGAAAAAAGGACCAATTGGGGTTGCTAAAGCCATAGCTTTTGTTGATAAGGATAAGGTTTGTGAGGCTGAAATATCCTTTGTAATTGGTTTATAG
- the fabD gene encoding ACP S-malonyltransferase: MSKIAFLFPGQGVQNIGMGKEIIENFDVANKLIDEISEYSNINLKKLLFSGPIDELNKIKNTQLSIFVVSLACFKVLEEIGIKPDVNAGFSLGEYTALTASDVFDLKTAVEILEIRGRLLSETFSDSQYGMMAVLGMSREKIEEIINKVDVGFVAIANINCPQQIVIAGEKVALEDASKELINNGAKRVLALSVQGAFHTSLLENASVKLKEELNKFKINRPKIPVIANETGDYIEEDIINSLKNQLKSPVLWEQSINKLIKEGFDTFIEVGPGKVLSGFVRKINSDVNVYNVEDIKSLEKTCKILGVNKC; this comes from the coding sequence ATGTCTAAAATAGCTTTTTTATTTCCTGGTCAAGGTGTTCAAAATATAGGAATGGGTAAAGAGATTATTGAAAATTTTGATGTAGCCAATAAATTGATTGATGAAATTTCTGAATATTCAAATATTAATTTAAAAAAACTCTTGTTTTCAGGTCCAATTGATGAATTAAATAAAATAAAAAATACACAACTTAGCATCTTTGTTGTAAGTTTAGCTTGTTTTAAGGTTTTAGAAGAAATAGGAATAAAGCCAGATGTTAATGCAGGGTTTAGCTTAGGTGAATATACTGCTTTAACTGCTTCAGATGTTTTTGATTTAAAAACAGCAGTTGAAATATTAGAAATTCGTGGAAGACTTTTATCTGAGACCTTTTCAGACTCTCAATATGGTATGATGGCAGTTTTGGGAATGAGTAGAGAAAAGATAGAAGAAATAATAAATAAAGTTGATGTTGGATTTGTAGCTATTGCTAACATAAATTGTCCACAACAGATAGTTATTGCAGGTGAAAAAGTAGCATTAGAAGACGCAAGTAAAGAATTAATCAATAATGGAGCCAAAAGGGTTTTAGCACTTTCTGTTCAGGGTGCTTTTCATACAAGTTTATTAGAAAATGCTTCAGTAAAGTTAAAAGAAGAACTTAATAAGTTTAAAATAAATAGACCTAAAATACCAGTTATCGCAAACGAAACTGGCGATTATATTGAAGAGGATATAATTAATTCTTTAAAAAATCAATTAAAAAGTCCTGTTCTTTGGGAGCAAAGTATAAATAAGCTTATTAAAGAAGGATTTGATACATTTATTGAAGTAGGTCCAGGTAAAGTTTTAAGTGGATTTGTCCGTAAGATAAATTCTGATGTTAATGTTTATAATGTAGAAGATATAAAGTCTTTAGAAAAGACTTGTAAAATATTGGGGGTAAATAAATGCTAA
- the accB gene encoding acetyl-CoA carboxylase biotin carboxyl carrier protein, producing the protein MDLKSIIDLLHEMSDSNLTSLEIIMPDFTIKMAKDGETKTSIVKTSQEEKYIEIVNTDTKKQTTQNEIDENLHLIKSPIVGTFYRSPAPGQKPFVQVGDKVKKGDILCIIEAMKLMNEIESDVDGEVAEILVENEQMVEYGQVLIKIRV; encoded by the coding sequence ATGGATTTAAAAAGTATCATAGATCTCTTGCATGAAATGTCAGATTCCAATTTGACATCATTAGAGATTATAATGCCTGATTTTACAATCAAAATGGCAAAAGATGGAGAAACAAAGACAAGTATTGTAAAAACTAGTCAAGAAGAAAAATATATTGAAATAGTAAATACAGATACAAAAAAGCAAACAACTCAAAATGAAATAGATGAAAATTTACATTTAATAAAATCACCAATTGTTGGTACATTTTATAGATCTCCTGCACCTGGACAAAAGCCATTTGTTCAAGTAGGTGATAAAGTTAAAAAAGGTGACATACTTTGTATTATTGAAGCAATGAAATTAATGAATGAAATAGAGAGTGATGTGGATGGAGAAGTTGCAGAAATATTAGTTGAGAATGAACAAATGGTAGAATATGGGCAAGTTTTGATAAAAATAAGGGTATAA
- the fabG gene encoding 3-oxoacyl-[acyl-carrier-protein] reductase encodes MLKDKVALITGSSRGIGKAIAIKLASEGCNVALNYRSDNSSIEELENELKKFNIKTIKVKADVSNFDESKQLIQSVINEFNRIDILVNNAGITKDNLILRMNEKEFDDVININLKGAFNCIKHVSRYMIKQEYGRIINISSIVGIIGNIGQANYSAAKAGLIGLTKTIAKELASKNITVNAVAPGFIKTDMTQKLPDNIKEKFLEHIPLKRFGEPEEVANLVSFLASDLSSYITGQVICIDGGLSM; translated from the coding sequence ATGCTAAAAGATAAAGTTGCATTAATTACCGGTTCTTCAAGAGGTATAGGTAAGGCAATTGCAATAAAACTTGCTTCAGAAGGTTGTAATGTAGCATTAAATTATAGAAGTGATAACTCATCTATTGAAGAATTAGAAAATGAATTAAAGAAATTTAATATAAAAACTATAAAAGTGAAAGCTGATGTAAGTAATTTTGATGAATCAAAACAACTTATACAAAGTGTTATAAATGAGTTTAATAGAATTGACATTTTAGTCAATAATGCTGGAATAACAAAGGATAATTTGATTTTAAGAATGAATGAAAAGGAATTTGATGATGTAATTAATATTAATTTAAAAGGAGCCTTTAACTGCATTAAACATGTTTCAAGATACATGATAAAACAGGAATATGGTCGAATAATTAATATTTCATCAATAGTAGGTATAATTGGTAATATTGGCCAAGCTAATTATTCTGCTGCTAAAGCAGGCTTAATTGGTCTTACAAAAACAATTGCCAAAGAGTTAGCTTCAAAAAATATAACAGTGAATGCAGTTGCACCAGGTTTTATTAAAACTGATATGACACAAAAATTACCTGATAATATAAAAGAAAAATTTTTAGAGCATATCCCATTAAAAAGGTTTGGAGAACCAGAAGAAGTTGCTAATCTTGTTTCTTTTCTTGCCTCAGACTTATCATCATATATAACTGGTCAGGTTATTTGTATTGATGGTGGATTGAGTATGTAA
- the fabF gene encoding beta-ketoacyl-ACP synthase II, which translates to MKKRVVITGIGAITPLGNSVEKTWEGIKEGKCGIDFIKSFDVENFKVKIAAEVKEFDPGKFIDLKTAKRMDRFTQFAVAAAKEAIEDSNINLEKIDKYRMGVVIGSGIGGLSTIEKEHKVLSEKGPSRVSPLFVPMAIINMAAGNVAIMFGAKGVCSSTVTACASGTNAIGDAFRLIQYDQADIIIAGGSEAPITPLALSGFINITALTNSNNPERASIPFDLNRSGFVLGEGAGIVILESLEHALKRGAKIYAEVVGYGSTCDAYHITAPDPEGEGACMAMELAIKDAGIKKEEVSYINAHGTSTPLNDKIETQAIKKTFGDYAYKIPVSSTKSMTGHLLGAAGAIEAIITAKSIHEGFIPPTIGYKDKDPECDLDYVANNGRKKEINYAMSNNFGFGGHNAVLLLKKWID; encoded by the coding sequence ATGAAAAAAAGAGTTGTAATAACAGGTATAGGTGCTATAACTCCACTTGGTAATTCAGTAGAAAAAACATGGGAAGGTATAAAAGAAGGTAAATGTGGAATAGATTTTATAAAAAGTTTTGATGTAGAAAATTTTAAAGTAAAGATTGCAGCTGAGGTAAAAGAGTTTGATCCAGGTAAATTTATAGATTTAAAAACAGCAAAAAGAATGGATAGATTTACTCAATTTGCTGTTGCAGCTGCTAAAGAGGCAATTGAGGATTCTAACATTAATTTAGAAAAAATAGATAAATATAGAATGGGTGTTGTTATAGGCTCTGGAATTGGAGGGCTGTCAACTATTGAAAAGGAGCATAAGGTTTTATCTGAAAAAGGGCCATCAAGAGTATCACCATTGTTTGTTCCTATGGCTATAATAAACATGGCTGCAGGAAATGTAGCTATTATGTTTGGTGCAAAAGGTGTTTGTTCATCAACTGTTACTGCTTGTGCCTCAGGAACAAATGCTATTGGAGATGCTTTTAGATTAATTCAATATGACCAAGCAGATATAATAATTGCAGGTGGTTCAGAAGCACCGATAACTCCCCTTGCTCTTTCTGGGTTTATTAATATTACAGCACTTACAAATAGTAATAATCCAGAAAGGGCTTCTATTCCTTTTGATTTAAACAGAAGTGGTTTTGTTTTAGGAGAGGGTGCTGGCATAGTTATCTTAGAAAGCCTTGAACATGCTTTAAAAAGAGGGGCTAAGATTTATGCAGAGGTTGTTGGATATGGTTCAACATGTGATGCATATCATATAACAGCTCCAGACCCAGAAGGAGAAGGTGCATGTATGGCAATGGAGCTTGCAATAAAAGATGCAGGAATTAAAAAAGAAGAGGTTTCTTATATAAATGCTCATGGCACAAGTACTCCATTAAATGACAAAATTGAAACACAAGCTATCAAAAAAACTTTTGGAGACTATGCATATAAAATACCAGTAAGTTCCACAAAATCTATGACAGGACACCTACTTGGTGCTGCAGGTGCTATTGAAGCTATAATTACTGCAAAATCTATTCATGAGGGTTTTATTCCTCCAACAATAGGCTATAAAGATAAAGACCCAGAATGTGATTTGGATTATGTTGCTAATAATGGAAGAAAAAAAGAAATTAATTATGCAATGTCAAACAATTTTGGTTTTGGTGGACATAATGCAGTTCTACTTTTAAAAAAGTGGATTGATTAG
- a CDS encoding acetyl-CoA carboxylase carboxyltransferase subunit alpha produces MAEFEKTSKEIEGKIEELKKLAIEKNIDFSNEINILTEKLKKIQKETFDNISSWDKVQIARMVNRPTALEYIELIFENFIEFHGDRYFKDDAAIVGGIALFDEIPVTVIAQQKGRNLNENVKRNFGMPNPDGYRKALRLMKQAEKFNRPIIAFVDTPGAFCGIDSEERGQGEAIARNLFEMSHLKTPIISVIIGEGGSGGALALAVADRVLMLEYAIYSILSPEGFASILWKDSSKAKEAAEVMKITASDLKSLGVIDRVINEPIGGAHKDKNKMANSIKEVLKEELNILKDKDIKALINERYMKFRKIGAYSTVIL; encoded by the coding sequence ATAGCAGAGTTTGAAAAAACCTCAAAAGAGATTGAAGGAAAAATTGAGGAACTGAAAAAATTAGCTATTGAAAAGAATATTGATTTTTCAAATGAAATAAATATATTAACCGAAAAATTAAAAAAGATTCAAAAAGAAACCTTTGATAATATTAGTAGTTGGGATAAGGTCCAGATTGCTCGAATGGTTAATAGACCAACAGCACTTGAATACATAGAGCTAATATTTGAAAATTTCATTGAATTTCATGGAGACAGGTATTTTAAAGACGATGCTGCTATTGTCGGAGGAATTGCGTTATTTGATGAGATACCAGTTACAGTGATTGCTCAACAAAAGGGAAGAAATCTAAATGAGAATGTAAAAAGAAATTTTGGCATGCCAAACCCTGATGGTTATAGAAAGGCTTTAAGGCTTATGAAACAAGCTGAGAAATTTAATAGACCTATAATAGCCTTTGTGGATACACCAGGTGCTTTTTGTGGTATTGATTCTGAAGAAAGAGGCCAAGGTGAAGCTATAGCAAGAAATTTATTTGAAATGTCGCATCTTAAAACACCAATTATCTCTGTCATAATTGGTGAAGGAGGAAGTGGTGGGGCATTAGCATTAGCTGTTGCAGATAGAGTATTGATGCTTGAATATGCAATATATTCTATTCTTTCTCCAGAAGGCTTTGCAAGCATTTTATGGAAGGATAGTAGTAAAGCCAAAGAGGCTGCCGAGGTTATGAAAATAACTGCATCAGATTTAAAATCTTTAGGTGTTATTGATAGGGTTATAAATGAACCAATTGGAGGAGCACATAAGGATAAAAATAAAATGGCAAATAGTATAAAAGAAGTATTAAAAGAAGAACTAAATATACTAAAGGATAAAGATATTAAAGCATTAATAAATGAAAGATATATGAAATTTAGAAAAATAGGGGCTTACAGTACAGTTATCCTGTAA